A part of Aspergillus flavus chromosome 5, complete sequence genomic DNA contains:
- a CDS encoding DNA polymerase gamma, catalytic subunit, translated as MLWSHTCAPYSRAVIRSCSQKLRSPLIPRPRPLSLVRYYFSQVPTQEDDVKPRQGSLSVPATARFNEIGVQQLSDHVFSQVFPVKSEPPNPELVALSKEHLSRHDLLGKSQDATEPVAFDMPPLQGQTLDEHFFKLGMDASEPYITYAKDYIKVNSPSIPRKWIKRSGWTKYHSDGSWEAVDAPNESMLTFDTEVMWKEHSFAVMACAVSPTAWYAWLSPWLLGESDNHIQLIPLGDISQPRIVVGHNIGYDRARVLEEYDMKQTRNFFLDTMSLHVAVNGMCSQQRPTWMRHKKNRDLRDKIANENNSVELAALLESKMLSDEEEELWVGRSSVNSLRDVAKFHCDVTIDKAQRDDFGELSREGILEKLDELLDYCAADVAITHRVYKKVFPNFLEVCPHPVSFGALRHLSSVILPVNQTWKDYLTNAEATYHQRLDDVQRKLVELCDEALKVKDQPDVYMDDPWLRQLDWSGQEIKMAKGKKKGDPPRPAARQKKPGMPKWYKDLFATNTSDINLTVRSRTAPILLKLSWDGYPLTWSDKYGWTFKVPRDQVKKFENQPVVLCDMTEEKIAELRDDRRHVYFKLPHKDGPQARCVNPLAKGYMQYFERGTLSSQYALAKEALEMNASCSYWISARDRIMGQMVVYKDEVQKSASNNAESRTGFILPQVIPMGTITRRAVENTWLTASNAKENRVGSELKAMIKAPPGYVFVGADVDSQELWIASLIGDAQFQIHGGNAIGFMTLEGSKAAGTDMHSRTAKILGISRNDAKVFNYGRIYGAGVKFAASLLRQFNPSMSEKQTQEVATKLYQETKGARTTRRILSDSPFWRGGTESFVFNKLEEFADQERPRTPTLGAGITEALMRRFINRGSFMTSRINWAIQSSGVDYLHLLIIAMDYLIRRFNIAARLAITVHDEIRYLVKDEDKYRAALALQVANVWTRAMFSQQVGINDLPQSCAYFSAVDIDHVLRKEVDMDCVTPSHPHKIPHGESLDIVQLLEKNEAACLDPSIVPNSPPSPQDYTYIPRESVMSTLQSTNNPAFIRAQITKDDKELREIIKEVTKAKSAPGPSSNARSQSDRAKSANSYTAQPQKAILVDVGSGLYSDFQDLPPGSRHPQVNLNRQTWKSRPSARA; from the exons ATGCTTTGGAGTCATACCTGCGCTCCCTATTCTAGGGCTGTTATACGCTCATGCTCGCAAAAATTGCGCTCGCCACTCATCCCCAGGCCACGGCCATTATCACTAGTGCGGTATTACTTTTCGCAGGTACCTACGCAGGAAGATGACGTAAAACCTAGGCAGGGATCTCTTTCAG TTCCCGCCACGGCTAGATTCAATGAGATCGGAGTCCAACAATTGAGCGACCATGTATTCTCACAAGTTTTTCCAGTCAAATCAGAACCTCCAAATCCAGAATTGGTTGCGTTGTCGAAAGAACATCTCTCGAGACATGACCTGCTCGGCAAATCTCAAGATGCCACGGAACCGGTAGCGTTCGATATGCCTCCCCTCCAGGGGCAGACGTTAGATGAGCATTTCTTCAAGTTAGGCATGGATGCGTCTGAGCCTTATATTACCTACGCTAAAGACTATATCAAAGTCAACTCTCCGAGCATTCCGCGCAAGTGGATCAAACGCAGTGGTTGGACGAAATATCATAGCGATGGCTCTTGGGAGGCCGTAGACGCCCCGAATGAGTCAATGTTAACTTTCGATACGGAGGTTATGTGGAAAGAGCATTCCTTTGCTGTAATGGCTTGTGCTGTCAGCCCTACAGCCTGGTATGCCTGGCTGTCGCCGTGGCTGCTGGGGGAGTCGGACAACCATATTCAGCTCATACCATTGGGAGACATATCACAGCCACGAATTGTCGTGGGCCACAACATTGGCTATGATCGCGCCCGTGTCTTGGAAGAGTATGATATGAAACAGACGCgtaatttctttcttgataCAATGTCGCTGCATGTAGCTGTGAATGGAATGTGCTCCCAACAAAGACCTACTTGGATGCGCCACAAGAAAAATAGGGATTTGAGGGACAAGATTGCGAATGAGAATAATTCTGTCGAGCTTGCAGCTCTTCTTGAAAGCAAAATGCtcagcgatgaggaagaggaactATGGGTAGGCAGGAGCTCTGTGAACTCCCTCCGCGACGTTGCCAAATTTCATTGTGATGTCACGATCGACAAGGCGCAAAGAGATGATTTTGGTGAACTTTCAAGAGAGGGGATCCTAGAGAAACTGGATGAGCTACTGGATTACTGTGCTGCAGATGTTGCCATCACCCATCGCGTTTACAAGAAGGTTTTCCCAAATTTCCTCGAAGTCTGTCCCCACCCGGTCAGTTTTGGGGCTCTCAGGCATCTTTCTTCGGTTATTTTACCAGTCAATCAAACCTGGAAGGACTACCTTACCAATGCCGAGGCAACCTACCACCAACGACTTGATGACGTGCAAAGAAAATTAGTTGAATTATGTGATGAAGCTCTGAAGGTCAAGGACCAACCGGATGTGTATATGGATGATCCCTGGTTACGACAGCTGGACTGGTCTGGCCAGGAGATTAAAATGgccaaagggaaaaagaaaggagatcCTCCTCGACCAGCTGCGAGGCAGAAAAAGCCGGGCATGCCAAAATGGTACAAAGATCTCTTTGCCACAAACACGTCCGATATTAATCTTACTGTGCGAAGTCGGACAGCCCCTATATTACTCAAGCTATCATGGGATGGGTATCCATTAACTTGGTCTGATAAATACGGCTGGACGTTCAAGGTTCCACGTGATCAGGTCAAGAAATTTGAGAACCAGCCTGTAGTGCTATGCGATATGACGGAAGAGAAAATCGCGGAATTACGGGACGACAGAAGACATGTCTACTTCAAGCTTCCACACAAGGATGGACCTCAGGCCCGGTGTGTTAATCCGCTAGCCAAGGGATACATGCAGTATTTCGAACGTGGAACTCTCTCTTCGCAATATGCGCTTGCCAAGGAAGCTTTAGAGATGAATGCTTCTTGCTCGTATTGGATCAGCGCTCGGGACCGAATCATGGGGCAGATGGTTGTCTACAAGGACGAGGTGCAAAAATCTGCGTCGAATAATGCAGAGAGCAGGACAGGATTTATCCTGCCTCAGGTGATACCAATGGGTACTATCACGCGACGAGCTGTGGAAAACACATGGCTCACTGCAAGCAACGCCAAGGAAAATCGCGTTGGCTCTGAACTTAAAGCCATGATCAAGGCGCCACCCGGCTATGTCTTTGTTGGTGCAGATGTTGACTCACAGGAGCTCTGGATCGCGAGTCTCATCGGCGATGCTCAATTTCAAATTCACGGTGGCAATGCGATCGGCTTCATGACTTTAGAAGGATCCAAGGCAGCAGGAACCGATATGCATTCGCGCACTGCCAAAATTCTAGGAATTTCGCGCAACGATGCCAAGGTTTTCAACTATGGCCGAATTTACGGGGCTGGCGTAAAATTTGCTGCTTCACTGTTGCGTCAGTTCAACCCTTCCATGTCAGAAAAGCAAACCCAGGAAGTTGCGACCAAGCTGTATCAAGAGACAAAGGGTGCACGTACGACACGCCGCATCTTAAGTGATAGTCCCTTTTGGCGCGGAGGCACGGAATCTTTTGTCTTCAACAAGCTAGAGGAGTTCGCTGATCAAGAGAGACCAAGAACGCCTACATTGGGTGCCGGCATCACTGAGGCGTTAATGCGGCGTTTTATCAACCGAGGCAGCTTCATGACATCGCGGATCAACTGGGCAATTCAGTCATCTGGTGTCGATTATCTTCACCTCCTCATTATCGCCATGGACTATCTTATCCGGCGCTTCAACATTGCTGCTCGTCTAGCTATCACTGTTCACGATGAAATCAGGTATCTCGTCAAAGATGAGGACAAATATCGTGCTGCTTTGGCTCTACAGGTAGCTAATGTTTGGACTCGTGCCATGTTCTCGCAGCAAGTTGGCATCAATGATCTTCCGCAGTCTTGCGCCTACTTCTCTGCAGTTGACATTGATCATGTCCTTCGGAAAGAAGTAGACATGGATTGCGTTACCCCTTCACATCCTCACAAGATCCCACACGGTGAAAGTCTAGATATCGTTCAACttctggagaagaatgaggcTGCTTGTCTAGACCCTTCCATAGTCCCGAACtcccctccctctcctcaGGACTATACGTACATACCACGAGAGTCCGTGATGTCCACTCTCCAGTCCACGAATAACCCTGCGTTTATCAGAGCCCAGATCACAAAGGATGATAAAGAACTTCGGGAAATCATCAAAGAAGTTACGAAAGCTAAATCCGCTCCCGGGCCGTCATCAAACGCACGTTCTCAAAGCGATCGCGCCAAGTCTGCCAATTCCTATACAGCACAGCCCCAGAAGGCCATTTTAGTCGACGTCGGGTCAGGTCTTTACAGTGACTTTCAAGATCTTCCCCCGGGGAGCAGGCATCCCCAGGTCAACTTGAACCGACAAACTTGGAAATCCCGGCCATCTGCTCGGGCATAA
- a CDS encoding protein kinase ATM/Tel1 (involved in telomere length regulation and DNA repair) encodes MGFCLKIMNTQDYEDDPSHTGSDSRSTLDDFLGTGGTPTPSRSTPTLTAREKPKRDKGAISEAVVCIQLLTASVNAPVQEPAAKILHGLVGYVKSSHITGSGHQSAFNSINSVIMRVLSDQSELVQSILLDLIPVICHLWATKLVGLKDELLVTIMLCIVLLTAATRQEPSELLSRYTEDLLGALYKEYIKRPEKDILQVDELVFHQKTSAAVDKILIWPRLESGKSEHNWTVIWAIANLVDLSEEITARSSSPRTSTETLNKRQRLTSMVDEIHRDCASSSGARRVCALQLIPLIPRHHASVDSKSSLLLRLLPNILDENGILASWTMITIASLAGSPNADSPSLRAIWQQAWELTCRASTSQATSRASCILMNSILEYNLLEYSIVAEATSSMLTSVNLNGPSTMSDASLTLWATTTRMTARVNPGSLPNASKQICAWLREVWVIGTVTDRTQLAQLAAFARPLDLLNLLLACTNRHYIPPKPQFRGATSLIAKGWHFLHRSKQLLNYLFQLGGILDFDMWDTDDTIHLETFPRQDPNDNMVLDLLQVKSEMFLQAFQSLYEDKSHHVTVEIVQIVTSFCILVALYTECLPHLSASKFHNLQQNCERLWEIICTFLASHELEFIQGCLVVLSPFLNPEQFSYNPESTISKALLRLVIPLVSLLEAYRRSQRDNLALHNDEPMDLDDTLFNSKDRLAEVTSIVKSNREALPLFQEFSSFQRCITIQLSVLQKTNAFLRNHDQHSSRALVEYLIDLDEVDILAASNSLPYVYRAISGMDRTSLLDILEDLAEKCLQTYELERCEASHLLCIHMMHSFVKAWVSSEADSLSGSASDIYTWFRDVLLAKDMASPSVLVVFSELLVDVINTNASYSSGESNTSPRTSLLKILEKGSIPVKFDVGNLIPRLFGHYSLNDHDAIFNDVLRHLPKESDWVEGIALRLFILGQLASRWHTLLRRSIYHMFETPAHVPHSLQYAEKCICDVANKLGLKDAKELFRLFSSQILYTWTEQESITAMPFSIFSYASIKDMLGDVQDELVGQIIMRAREDEEIEMSKYMGKPFVDLLATSFYKAEAYSIARDISTPPGQGSQPKGVETRLKKILGTEHFMELIDQQFPQTIAAFFGSLDQYEQVERALSKRAKFHDALDGLRCILGKSASKIVLPANQQPSFRARYLIDELEFLCKRSGYELETIWTPTLASYVCRTLLESIHPALGSFHACSVIRKIRVLLCVAGSVMLRDYPFEMTLHAMLPFLVDIYCSEDALGIFWYLLEAGQPYLAETPGLMAGVAVSTLLSLKKFLASPPVDTAQQGQSKIVTANIERFLQWFGEYINTYESSLDAETQESFRRVVKSSQATSTVESHSDDSNERDVILEILDDRSSERSLLSKTVSDHVIALLCADSEEPLGNYHKLNESDRDATANIVAIYQTLQSFNTGSGYRLWAAKVIGRAFATTGKVCDALLREQDLSLFKSQLSDLRLEVHCYSKASILQELCNMLQNNSHLEVGLVERTLQLIISNLARYPDFEQCAGVVPLYLMKAFTWDPYQCPPIPTLAPETERDDAKVNWQTSNSLSQWARGIALFLSKSAAEDPVIGSLSHIIYVIPELAVRILPYMLHDVLLAELKGEANIRQKVSQIFKQALCDVHDTTISHARLAIDCILYLRNQPKPNEATIVERDEWLEIDFAEASLAASRCRLPKTALIFLEIHASRVIFGSRRSSLAKYEAPPDMLHDIFKDIDDPDFFYGIQQSPSLDSVMERLQHESSGFKNLLFQSAQYDSEIQMSADQNAYGVLKALNSTNLQGIANSIFSASGGGFVDTSSSFDSMLQAATNLRQWDIPVSPLNPSPPATVFRAFQSLNTSGSLAEASKSINECLLTTLESLTSASRSAMSLRTAMRVLGVITEVSDVLDARSTEEIDHEWQKIAARDSWLKTTSVHEIGEILNSHEALFSSINRKSYLRSSTNISDHDAQLLEVKAIRQSLHITRTQGIQQASLKSAVYLSKLAHQCSALGINIEGAAKFDLANVLWDQGEMTASIRMLHQLKDQNDLHKQAVPISRAELLVTLGHHVAEARLEKPETIIQDYLLTAVKELKGRSGGEEAGRVYHGFATFCDQQLQNPDGLEDFTRVEQLRNRKEKEVRALEDMMKAAEGREREALKFHRGRTKQWFDLDDREYQRLRRSREAFLQQCLENYLLCLRESETYNNDVLRFCALWLDKSDSDIANAAVSKHLGQVPSRKFAPLMNQLTSRLLDVPDEFQKMLFSLITRICVEHPFHGMYQIFASSKSKGGKDETALSRNRAAGRLVEGLKNDKRIGPTWVAVHNTNINYVRFAIDRPDEKLKSGARVPLRKLQTGGRLEQDAATQKLPPPTMNIEIRVDCDYRDVPKLVKYHPEFTIASGVSAPKIVSAFASNGLRYKQLVSTKHRFV; translated from the exons ATGGGTTTTTGTCTAAAGATCATGAATACCCAAGATTATGAAGATGACCCTTCGCATACAGGGAGCGATTCTCGGTCCACCCTGGATGACTTCCTGGGAACTGGAGGTACCCCCACACCGTCCAGATCGACGCCAACACTAACTGCCAGAGAGAAACCCAAACGCGATAAGGGTGCAATCAGTGAAGCCGTAGTCTGTATTCAGCTTCTAACGGCAAGCGTTAATGCTCCGGTTCAAGAGCCCGCCGCAAAGATACTTCACGGGCTAGTGGGTTATGTCAAGTCGTCGCATATTACGGGAAGTGGACATCAAAGCGCATTCAATAGCATTAATTCGGTCATTATGAGGGTATTGTCTGACCAGTCGGAGCTTGTTCAAAGCATACTGCTGGACTTAATACCCGTAATTTGTCACCTGTGGGCTACCAAACTCGTAGGGTTGAAAGATGAACTGCTTGTCACCATCATGCTCTGCATTGTTCTCTTGACCGCAGCGACTCGACAGGAGCCATCGGAACTGCTAAGCCGCTATACCGAAGACCTCTTGGGTGCTCTGTACAAAGAGTATATCAAGCGCCCAGAAAAGGATATCCTACAGGTTGATGAGTTGGTTTTCCATCAGAAAACTTCGGCGGCGGTGGATAAGATCCTGATATGGCCTCGCCTTGAATCTGGCAAATCAGAGCACAATTGGACTGTGATCTGGGCTATAGCTAACCTTGTAGATTTGTCAGAAGAGATAACTGCGCGATCGTCGTCGCCGCGTACGTCAACTGAGACGTTGAACAAAAGGCAACGTCTCACATCGATGGTGGATGAAATTCACCGTGATTGCGCTTCATCTTCAGGTGCCAGAAGAGTCTGCGCTCTGCAATTAATTCCGCTTATCCCCAGGCACCATGCTAGCGTTGACTCGAAGTCATCGCTGCTTTTGCGGTTATTACCAAACATACTCGACGAAAATGGCATATTAGCATCCTGGACAATGATAACTATTGCAAG CCTTGCTGGGAGTCCTAACGCAGACTCGCCCTCACTAAGGGCAATTTGGCAACAGGCCTGGGAGCTCACATGTCGTGCCTCAACCTCCCAAGCTACTTCTAGGGCATCTTGTATTCTCATGAATAGCATTCTTGAGTATAACCTTCTGGAATATTCCATAGTCGCGGAGGCCACGAGCTCGATGCTTACGTCTGTCAATCTAAACGGCCCATCTACCATGTCAGATGCATCGTTGACTTTATGGGCCACAACAACTCGAATGACTGCGCGGGTAAATCCAGGATCCCTTCCAAATGCCTCAAAACAGATTTGTGCCTGGCTTCGAGAGGTTTGGGTTATTG GAACGGTAACTGATCGAACACAGCTAGCTCAACTTGCTGCATTCGCCCGGCCCTTGGACCTTTTAAACCTGCTTTTAGCCTGCACTAATAGGCACTATATCCCACCCAAACCTCAGTTCAGGGGGGCAACGAGTCTCATTGCCAAAGGCTGGCACTTCCTTCACAGGAGCAAACAACTGCTGAATTACCTATTTCAGCTCGGAGGAATATTGGATTTTGATATGTGGGATACTGACGATACTATCCATTTAGAGACATTTCCACGACAAGATCCAAATGACAACATGGTTCTGGATCTCCTACAGGTAAAATCTGAAATGTTCTTGCAAGCCTTCCAGTCATTATATGAAGATAAATCACACCATGTAACGGTGGAAATCGTGCAAATTGTTACCTCTTTCTGTATCCTCGTTGCTCTATACACGGAATGTCTGCCGCACCTATCTGCATCAAAATTTCATAACTTACAGCAGAATTGCGAGCGTCTCTGGGAAATCATATGCACCTTTTTGGCCTCTCACGAACTTGAATTCATTCAAGGTTGTCTGGTGGTATTGTCGCCTTTTCTTAATCCTGAACAGTTCTCGTACAATCCTGAGTCAACCATCTCAAAGGCTTTGCTCAGGCTTGTCATTCCATTAGTGAGCCTTTTAGAAGCCTATCGAAGAAGCCAGAGAGATAATCTGGCCCTCCATAACGACGAGCCTATGGATTTGGACGATACTCTATTCAATTCAAAAGATAGGCTGGCGGAAGTCACCTCGATCGTCAAGTCCAATAGAGAAGCGCTACCCTTATTTCAGGAGTTTTCCTCCTTCCAGCGGTGTATTACCATTCAGCTCTCTGTCTTACAGAAAACCAACGCATTCTTACGCAACCATGATCAACATTCCAGCAGGGCTCTGGTTGAGTACTTAATCGATTTAGACGAAGTTGATATCTTAGCCGCGAGCAACTCTTTACCTTATGTCTACCGCGCTATTTCTGGAATGGACCGGACTTCGTTGCTCGATATCCTTGAAGACCTAGCTGAAAAGTGCCTACAGACTTATGAATTGGAGCGCTGTGAAGCCTCTCACCTTCTTTGTATTCATATGATGCATAGTTTTGTCAAAGCATGGGTCAGCTCGGAAGCCGATAGTCTCAGTGGCTCGGCATCGGATATCTATACATGGTTCAGAGACGTATTATTGGCAAAAGACATGGCATCGCCTTCAGTTCTCGTTGTGTTCAGTGAACTCCTCGTGGATGTCATCAATACCAACGCCTCATACTCTAGCGGTGAATCCAACACATCCCCCAGAACAAGCCTTCTGAAGATTTTAGAGAAGGGCAGCATCCCAGTTAAATTTGACGTTGGAAATCTGATTCCTCGGCTGTTTGGCCATTATTCATTAAACGATCATGATGCCATATTCAACGACGTGCTTAGACACCTCCCCAAGGAGTCTGATTGGGTAGAAGGCATCGCCCTCCGTTTGTTCATATTAGGTCAATTAGCCTCACGATGGCATACCTTACTCCGCAGAAGCATTTACCATATGTTCGAAACCCCGGCACATGTACCTCACTCACTTCAGTATGCTGAGAAGTGCATATGTGATGTCGCCAATAAGCTTGGACTAAAAGATGCAAAAGAGCTCTTTCGGCTATTTTCTTCTCAGATCCTCTATACCTGGACTGAGCAGGAATCAATTACAGCCATGCCTTTCAGTATCTTTAGTTATGCGAGCATCAAAGACATGTTAGGCGATGTGCAAGACGAACTTGTTGGTCAAATTATCATGCGTGCGCgggaggacgaggagataGAGATGTCGAAGTACATGGGAAAGCCTTTCGTTGACCTTTTAGCCACATCTTTCTACAAAGCGGAGGCCTATAGCATCGCTCGAGATATCAGCACCCCCCCTGGGCAAGGTAGCCAGCCTAAAGGTGTTGAAACCCGGCTGAAAAAGATACTGGGGACTGAACATTTCATGGAATTGATTGATCAGCAATTCCCACAGACAATAGCAGCTTTCTTTGGGTCGCTTGATCAATATGAACAGGTTGAAAGAGCCCTCTCCAAACGTGCGAAATTCCACGATGCCCTCGATGGTCTAAGGTGCATCCTCGGTAAGAGTGCTTCAAAAATCGTTCTCCCTGCGAATCAGCAACCCTCCTTCAGGGCCCGCTATCTCATTGATGAGTTAGAGTTCCTCTGTAAGCGCAGCGGATATGAACTCGAGACAATTTGGACGCCGACGCTAGCTTCTTATGTTTGCCGAACTCTCTTGGAATCAATTCACCCCGCGCTTGGTTCCTTCCACGCCTGTTCTGTAATCCGGAAGATTAGGGTACTACTTTGCGTGGCCGGATCTGTTATGCTCAGAGACTATCCATTTGAGATGACACTACACGCCATGCTACCATTCCTAGTTGATATATATTGCTCAGAAGATGCATTAGGAATCTTCTGGTATCTCTTAGAAGCTGGTCAGCCTTATCTAGCAGAGACTCCCGGACTCATGGCTGGGGTTGCGGTCTCCACATTGCTGTCCTTGAAAAAGTTTTTGGCGTCCCCCCCGGTGGATACAGCCCAACAAGGTCAATCAAAAATAGTAACAGCGAATATTGAAAGGTTTCTTCAGTGGTTTGGGgagtatataaatacttaCGAGTCCTCCTTGGACGCAGAAACACAGGAATCATTTCGTCGGGTGGTAAAGTCTTCACAAGCTACCTCCACTGTTGAGTCGCATTCTGATGACTCTAACGAGCGTGATGTGATCCTGGAAATCCTTGATGATCGGAGCTCTGAAAGAAGCCTTTTGAGCAAGACTGTCTCCGATCATGTCATAGCACTGCTCTGTGCGGACTCCGAGGAGCCGCTTGGAAACTATCACAAATTGAATGAGTCTGACAGGGACGCAACTGCTAACATCGTGGCCATCTACCAAACTCTACAGAGTTTCAACACCGGATCTGGATACAGATTGTGGGCTGCGAAAGTTATTGGGCGTGCTTTTGCTACTACGGGCAAAGTCTGCGACGCCCTTCTCAGGGAGCAAGATCTGTCTCTTTTCAAATCTCAACTATCCGACTTGCGCTTAGAGGTCCACTGTTATTCTAAAGCCAGCATACTTCAAGAATTATGCAACATGCTACAAAATAACAGCCATCTGGAGGTGGGACTCGTTGAACGAACATTGCAACTCATCATAAGTAATCTTGCCAGGTATCCGGATTTTGAACAATGCGCCGGTGTCGTACCTCTATACTTGATGAAAGCTTTCACTTGGGACCCCTATCAGTGCCCGCCCATACCGACACTTGCTCCAGAGACAGAAAGAGACGACGCCAAAGTAAATTGGCAGACAAGCAATTCTTTATCTCAATGGGCTCGCGGTATTGCGTTGTTCTTGTCAAAATCTGCAGCCGAAGATCCTGTGATTGGGTCATTAAGCCACATTATCTATGTTATCCCTGAATTAGCTGTCCGAATCCTACCATACATGCTTCATGATGTTCTGCTTGCAGAACTTAAAGGAGAAGCAAATATCCGACAGAAGGTTTCCCAAATTTTCAAACAAGCTTTGTGTGATGTTCATGACACTACTATCTCACATGCACGACTTGCAATCGACTGCATTCTATATCTTCGAAATCAGCCGAAACCGAATGAGGCGACAATAGTAGAACGTGATGAGTGGCTGGAGATAGACTTCGCAGAAGCATCGTTGGCTGCCAGTAGGTGCCGTTTGCCAAAGACAGCACTCATCTTCCTTGAGATACATGCGTCTCGTGTAATCTTTGGCTCTCGCCGTTCCTCGCTGGCTAAATACGAAGCTCCCCCGGACATGTTGCATGACATATTCAAGGACATAGATGACCCTGATTTCTTCTACGGCATTCAACAAAGCCCCTCCCTGGACTCAGTTATGGAAAGGCTCCAACATGAAAGCTCGGGTTTTAAGAATCTACTCTTCCAAAGTGCACAGTATGATAGTGAGATACAGATGTCAGCGGATCAAAACGCCTATGGCGTCCTTAAGGCACTCAACTCGACAAATCTACAGGGAATTGCTAATTCCATATTCTCAGCATCTGGTGGGGGCTTTGTGGACACATCAAGTTCATTTGACAGCATGCTGCAAGCCGCAACAAATTTACGACAATGGGATATACCCGTCTCGCCCTTGAATCCTTCACCCCCTGCGACCGTCTTCCGGGCTTTCCAAAGCCTCAACACATCAGGGAGCCTGGCTGAGGCCTCTAAGTCTATCAACGAGTGTCTCTTGACAACTTTGGAGTCGCTTACGAGCGCCAGTCGATCTGCCATGTCTTTGCGAACTGCGATGAGGGTTCTGGGAGTTATCACTGAAGTCAGTGATGTTTTGGACGCGAGATCAACGGAAGAAATCGATCATGAATGGCAGAAAATCGCTGCCAGGGATTCTTGGCTGAAGACCACCAG TGTTCATGAGATCGGGGAGATACTAAACTCACACGAAGCCCTCTTTTCATCAATCAACCGAAAGTCGTATTTAAGATCTTCGACCAATATAAGCGATCATGACGCACAGCTTCTGGAGGTCAAAGCCATCCGGCAATCACTTCATATCACAAGAACCCAGGGCATCCAACAAGCCTCGCTGAAATCGGCCGTTTACCTCTCTAAGCTCGCCCACCAATGCTCTGCACTAGGGATCAACATCGAAGGGGCCGCCAAGTTCGATCTGGCTAATGTTCTGTGGGACCAAGGTGAAATGACTGCATCAATTCGGATGCTTCATCAACTCAAGGATCAAAATGACCTACATAAACAGGCGGTACCAATCAGCCGTGCCGAACTTCTTGTGACTTTG GGCCACCATGTCGCTGAGGCACGTCTCGAGAAACCAGAGACCATCATCCAAGATTACTTATTAACCGCAGTCAAGGAGCTTAAAGGTCGCTCCGGGGGTGAAGAAGCCGGGAGAGTTTATCATGGGTTTGCCACATTTTGCGACCAACAATTACAGAACCCTGATGGTTTGGAAGATTTCACGCGAGTTGAGCAATTGCGTAACCGTAAGGAAAAGGAAGTGCGAGCATTGGAGGATATGATGAAGGCTGCGGAGGGAAGGGAGAGGGAGGCTCTCAAATTTCATCGAGGAAGGACAAAACAGTGGTTTGATCTTGATGACCGCGAATATCAACGCCTACGACGAAGTCGGGAAGCCTTCCTACAGCAATGTCTCGAAAACTATCTCCTTTGTCTGAGAGAGAGCGAAACTTACAATAATGATGTACTCCGTTTCTGTGCGTTGTGGCTTGACAAGTCCGACAGTGATATCGCAAATGCAGCCGTTTCCAAGCATCTCGGTCAAGTTCCAAGCCGAAAGTTTGCCCCCTTGATGAATCAATTAACCTCGCGCCTGTTAGATGTGCCTGATGAGTTCCAAAAAATGCTCTTCTCTCTGATTACTCGCATTTGCGTTGAACACCCATTCCATGGTATGTATCAAATATTTGCGAGCAGCAAGTccaagggaggaaaggatgaaACGGCGTTGTCACGCAATCGAGCAGCCGGACGATTAGTTGAAGGCCTAAAGAACGACAAGCGTATCGGGCCGACATGGGTCGCTGTTCACAACACCAATATCAATTATGTACGATTTGCCATTGACAGGCCAGATGAGAAATTGAAGAGCGGCGCAAGGGTTCCGCTGCGGAAACTCCAAACGGGTGGACGTCTCGAACAAGATGCCGCAACACAGAAACTACCACCACCCACAATGAACATCGAAATCAGGGTTGATTGCGATTATCGTGATGTACCGAAGCTTGTTAAGTATCACCCCGAATTCACTATCGCGTCCGGCGTCAGTGCACCAAAGATCGTCTCCGCTTTTGCAAGTAATGGTTTACGATACAAGCAGCTGGTAAGCACCAAACATCGATTTGTATAG